The proteins below are encoded in one region of Nitrospira sp.:
- a CDS encoding hemolysin, which yields MTDILVLLFLIFLSAVISAAEIGFFAVSETRLRALAEGGSKRAAMAHRLRQNPQRLLSTIMIGDNLVTALVPSYTTLLILQLIESQALGGWIQGVAEALAVGLGALTFVLMIFGDVVPKTLAAKYAEHVALTMSYPVHWIQQALKPLLFVLEPIIDRATGGKGLTVPFVTEEELKIMLDVGSKSGMIESHEARMINRVFQLNDLTAEHAMTPRQFVFSLDANLRLAEAQEHLFRSKYSRIPVVDGSLDNVIGILYKNRALTELSKRNSQIRLRDIAQPPLFVPTRKTADELMKQFQQEKRHMAVVVNEFGGVVGLVTLEDILEEVVGDILDETDQSEELIKRLGKNQLIVHGRTEVRRINEFLKLDLDEEANTISGLIQEELGRIPAVGEEILLKDCRLIVQEADQRSIKRVQILKEEKSTPAAEPVNVQAS from the coding sequence ATGACGGACATTCTGGTCCTTTTGTTCCTCATTTTTCTGTCTGCCGTTATTTCTGCGGCGGAAATCGGCTTCTTCGCGGTCAGCGAAACGCGACTTCGAGCCCTGGCCGAGGGAGGCAGCAAGCGCGCGGCCATGGCCCATCGGCTTCGGCAGAATCCCCAGCGGCTTCTCTCTACCATCATGATCGGGGATAACCTGGTTACGGCCCTCGTGCCCTCGTATACCACCCTCTTAATCCTGCAATTAATCGAGTCCCAGGCCCTCGGGGGCTGGATTCAGGGTGTCGCCGAGGCCCTGGCCGTCGGCCTGGGCGCCTTGACGTTTGTGCTGATGATCTTTGGGGACGTTGTCCCAAAGACCTTGGCGGCGAAATACGCCGAACATGTCGCGCTGACCATGTCGTATCCGGTGCACTGGATTCAGCAAGCGCTCAAACCCTTGTTGTTCGTGCTCGAACCGATTATCGATCGGGCGACCGGGGGGAAGGGCTTGACCGTTCCCTTCGTCACGGAGGAAGAACTCAAGATCATGCTGGACGTCGGCAGCAAGTCGGGCATGATCGAGAGCCATGAAGCTCGAATGATCAATCGCGTGTTTCAGCTCAACGACCTGACGGCCGAGCATGCCATGACGCCCCGGCAATTCGTCTTCTCGCTCGATGCCAATTTACGGCTCGCAGAGGCACAAGAGCATCTGTTCCGCTCGAAGTATTCGCGTATTCCGGTAGTAGACGGTTCCCTCGATAACGTCATCGGTATCCTCTATAAGAACCGTGCGTTAACTGAGCTGTCGAAAAGGAATTCGCAGATCCGGCTCCGGGATATCGCGCAGCCTCCACTGTTCGTTCCGACAAGAAAAACCGCCGACGAACTGATGAAGCAATTCCAGCAGGAAAAGCGGCATATGGCGGTGGTGGTCAACGAGTTTGGGGGGGTCGTCGGGCTCGTCACCCTCGAGGATATTCTGGAGGAGGTCGTAGGAGATATTTTAGACGAGACCGATCAGAGCGAAGAGCTCATCAAACGCCTCGGAAAGAACCAACTGATCGTGCATGGCCGCACCGAGGTTCGGCGCATCAACGAGTTTTTGAAATTGGACCTGGATGAAGAAGCTAATACGATCAGCGGGTTGATCCAAGAGGAGTTGGGCCGTATCCCGGCCGTCGGCGAGGAGATCCTCTTGAAGGATTGTCGACTGATCGTGCAGGAAGCCGACCAACGCTCCATCAAGCGCGTCCAGATTCTGAAGGAAGAAAAAAGTACTCCGGCCGCTGAGCCCGTCAATGTGCAGGCGAGCTAG
- the ligA gene encoding DNA ligase, which produces MSGSSDDPQARIDALRDVIRGHDYLYYVKDHPQISDAEYDRLFRELQEIEAAHPELVTPDSPTQRVGAPPLDELTKVAHERPMLSLDSLTDTEDVLAFDKRMKRELGCDCVEYTVEPKFDGLSIELVYDDGRFTRGATRGDGITGEDVTVNLRTIRSLPLNLRQAAQPPAHLVVRGEVYMRLNDFQALNRRVTERGEEAFANPRNAASGAVRQLDSRITADRPLVVTCYEIMVQNGSALDSHWDELDAMAAWGLPTPTYRHRCATIEHVIETHATMAAERESLPFEIDGLVVKLNRREWQERLGSRSRSPRWAMAFKFPPRKEITTVQDIVVSVGRTGTLTPLALLKPVEVGGVTISRATLHNADEVARKDIRAGDTVKVERAGDVIPAIAERIAVPGEERQAAFEMPAACPVCGSTVAREGAYFYCTGQAVCEAQLKGSIQHFASKSAVDIDGLGEKTVAQLVDRGFVHDVADLYRLTKGQLLTLDGFAERSATLLLEAIARRREIPFNRFLMGLGIRQVGQHVAKLLADHFGTLDALLAAGEDQLQRIHEIGPEISRSVERFCHEEGNQRVIRKLLELGVKIQGGKKTGGPFKGQTFVFTGGLARTSRDDAKRLVEELGARVASSVSKKTTYVVVGTDAGSKLDRARSLAVTVLSEEEFEDLINRERLAS; this is translated from the coding sequence ATGTCCGGATCATCAGACGATCCTCAGGCACGCATCGACGCGCTTCGCGACGTCATCAGAGGGCACGACTATCTCTACTATGTGAAGGATCATCCGCAGATTTCAGATGCCGAGTATGATCGATTATTCCGCGAGCTGCAGGAAATTGAGGCCGCGCATCCAGAATTGGTCACACCTGACTCACCGACTCAACGGGTCGGCGCCCCACCGCTCGACGAGCTGACCAAGGTCGCCCACGAAAGGCCTATGCTGAGCTTGGATTCCTTGACCGATACCGAAGATGTCCTGGCCTTCGACAAACGCATGAAGCGGGAACTGGGGTGCGACTGCGTGGAGTATACGGTCGAACCCAAGTTCGACGGGCTCTCCATCGAACTGGTGTACGACGACGGGCGTTTTACGCGCGGCGCCACCCGTGGCGACGGAATAACCGGTGAAGATGTCACCGTCAACCTTCGTACGATCCGATCTCTGCCACTCAACCTGCGACAGGCCGCTCAACCACCCGCCCACCTGGTGGTGCGCGGGGAAGTCTACATGCGACTCAATGATTTTCAAGCGCTCAACCGCCGCGTCACCGAACGCGGCGAGGAGGCCTTCGCCAATCCTCGCAATGCGGCATCCGGTGCGGTCCGACAGTTGGATTCGCGCATTACCGCAGACCGCCCGCTCGTGGTCACGTGTTATGAAATCATGGTGCAAAACGGCTCAGCCTTGGACAGTCACTGGGACGAGCTCGACGCCATGGCCGCCTGGGGATTGCCCACCCCAACGTATCGCCATCGTTGCGCGACGATCGAACACGTCATCGAAACCCACGCCACCATGGCGGCGGAACGGGAATCACTGCCTTTCGAAATCGACGGATTAGTAGTGAAACTCAACCGCCGCGAGTGGCAGGAGCGTCTTGGCAGCCGGTCCCGCAGTCCTCGATGGGCGATGGCGTTCAAGTTTCCGCCCCGAAAAGAAATCACTACCGTGCAGGACATCGTGGTGTCCGTGGGACGAACCGGAACCTTGACCCCTCTGGCGCTGCTCAAACCGGTGGAAGTCGGCGGCGTCACCATCAGCCGTGCGACGCTTCATAACGCAGATGAAGTCGCCCGCAAGGACATTCGCGCCGGGGACACCGTCAAAGTCGAACGCGCCGGAGACGTGATTCCCGCGATTGCGGAGCGGATCGCCGTCCCAGGGGAGGAGCGCCAAGCGGCATTCGAGATGCCGGCGGCATGTCCGGTATGCGGCTCTACAGTCGCCCGCGAGGGAGCCTATTTTTACTGCACCGGTCAGGCTGTCTGCGAGGCCCAACTCAAAGGGAGCATCCAACATTTCGCCTCGAAATCGGCCGTGGACATCGATGGGCTGGGAGAGAAGACTGTGGCCCAACTGGTCGATCGCGGCTTCGTGCACGATGTCGCCGACCTCTATCGGCTCACCAAGGGCCAGTTACTCACGCTCGACGGGTTTGCAGAGCGCTCTGCAACCTTGCTGCTGGAGGCCATCGCCCGGCGTCGAGAAATCCCTTTCAACCGATTCCTGATGGGCCTCGGCATCCGTCAAGTTGGGCAACACGTGGCTAAGCTCCTGGCCGATCACTTCGGGACATTGGACGCATTACTAGCTGCCGGAGAGGACCAGCTCCAGCGTATCCACGAAATCGGCCCGGAAATCTCGCGTAGCGTGGAGCGCTTTTGTCATGAGGAGGGCAATCAACGCGTCATACGAAAGCTCCTGGAATTGGGCGTGAAGATCCAGGGAGGGAAGAAAACCGGTGGGCCGTTCAAAGGTCAGACGTTCGTCTTTACGGGCGGGCTGGCCAGAACGAGCCGTGACGACGCCAAACGGCTCGTTGAAGAATTAGGCGCCCGTGTGGCCTCCAGTGTGAGTAAAAAGACCACCTACGTCGTTGTTGGAACCGACGCTGGTTCAAAGCTGGACCGAGCTCGTTCGCTTGCGGTGACCGTGCTGAGCGAGGAAGAATTTGAAGACCTGATTAACCGAGAAAGGTTGGCGAGCTGA
- the trpE gene encoding anthranilate synthase component I, which translates to MTNRRYSLSIDEFRALAGEGNLIPLYREILADYETPVSAFAKIDHGPAAFLLESVEGRENWARYSFLGSGSPLTIREDRGDIVVAEGKRRRRVPGKNDPLGVLREIMERYRPVAVPGLPRFVGGAVGYAGYDVVRAFEEIGYRRKEGLDVPEFAFLITDTIVIFDRVTQTIKVVACARVSSDRPRSITRAYKEATGRIERIIARLRRPLKRARPKSRRTPGSFTSNMSKADFEKMVVRTKEYIRAGDIVQAVVSQRWETNMQAEPFELYRALRVINPSPYLYYLRIGGVELVGSSPEILVRCEDGQIAVRPIAGTRPRGKTPDEDRVLAQELLADEKERAEHVMLVDLGRNDVGRVARVGSVRVDSLMQIERYSHVMHIVSHVRGELAQGRDAYDVFHACFPAGTVSGAPKIRAMQIIEELEPTRRGPYAGAVGYFSFSGNMDVCINIRTVVIKGRRAYIQAGAGIVADSNPDHEYRETCNKARAMMKAIEMAERGLE; encoded by the coding sequence ATGACCAACCGTCGCTACTCACTCTCGATCGACGAATTTCGTGCGTTGGCCGGAGAGGGTAACCTGATCCCGTTGTACCGCGAAATACTGGCGGACTACGAAACGCCCGTGTCGGCGTTTGCAAAGATCGACCACGGACCGGCCGCGTTTCTCCTGGAAAGTGTCGAGGGGCGAGAGAATTGGGCGCGGTATTCGTTTCTTGGGAGCGGATCGCCCCTGACGATTCGCGAAGACCGTGGCGACATCGTGGTGGCGGAAGGGAAGCGCCGGCGGCGGGTGCCGGGAAAGAACGATCCCTTGGGCGTGCTTCGCGAGATCATGGAACGCTATCGGCCGGTCGCCGTCCCGGGACTGCCACGTTTCGTCGGCGGCGCCGTTGGATACGCCGGGTACGACGTCGTCCGTGCATTCGAAGAGATTGGCTACCGTCGCAAGGAGGGACTCGACGTACCCGAATTTGCCTTCTTGATAACCGACACCATTGTCATCTTCGATCGGGTCACCCAAACGATCAAAGTCGTTGCCTGTGCCAGGGTGTCATCGGATCGGCCGAGGTCGATCACACGTGCCTATAAAGAGGCCACGGGCCGGATCGAGCGCATCATTGCGCGCCTCCGGCGCCCGCTCAAGCGCGCGCGTCCGAAGAGCCGACGCACTCCGGGCTCGTTTACCTCGAATATGAGCAAGGCCGACTTCGAAAAGATGGTCGTCCGGACGAAGGAATACATTCGTGCCGGCGATATCGTCCAGGCCGTCGTCTCCCAGCGGTGGGAGACCAATATGCAGGCCGAGCCGTTCGAGCTGTACCGAGCTCTCCGTGTCATCAATCCGTCCCCCTATCTCTACTATCTGAGAATCGGAGGCGTGGAGTTGGTCGGCTCGTCTCCGGAAATCCTCGTCCGCTGTGAGGACGGGCAGATCGCCGTGCGACCGATTGCAGGCACCCGACCGCGGGGTAAAACGCCCGACGAAGACCGAGTGCTGGCACAGGAACTGCTGGCCGACGAAAAGGAGCGCGCCGAGCATGTCATGCTGGTCGATCTGGGGCGAAACGACGTCGGACGTGTCGCGCGCGTGGGGTCGGTGCGGGTCGATTCCCTGATGCAGATCGAACGCTACTCGCATGTCATGCACATCGTCTCTCACGTTCGGGGGGAGTTGGCCCAAGGACGGGATGCGTACGACGTGTTTCATGCATGTTTTCCCGCCGGCACCGTCTCGGGTGCGCCCAAGATCCGGGCCATGCAGATCATTGAGGAGCTCGAACCTACCCGGAGAGGTCCGTACGCGGGGGCCGTCGGGTACTTCAGTTTCAGCGGCAACATGGACGTCTGCATCAATATCCGCACGGTCGTCATCAAGGGGCGACGGGCCTACATCCAGGCGGGTGCCGGCATCGTGGCCGACTCGAATCCCGACCACGAGTACAGGGAAACGTGCAACAAGGCTCGCGCGATGATGAAGGCGATCGAGATGGCCGAGCGCGGGTTGGAGTAA
- the arsR gene encoding transcriptional regulator, with amino-acid sequence MQKSDASRERLAQIFHALSDETRLEVLERLQDGEQCVCELMETMKAAQSRLSFHLTVLKDAGLLVDRREGRWMYYSLDTAVFDEVDELITHLRRGVRNVRSTTRCW; translated from the coding sequence ATGCAGAAATCCGATGCATCGCGCGAGAGGCTTGCTCAGATTTTTCATGCACTGTCTGACGAGACGCGTTTGGAGGTTCTGGAACGCCTTCAGGACGGTGAGCAGTGCGTCTGCGAGCTCATGGAGACGATGAAAGCGGCGCAGTCACGACTGTCCTTCCACTTGACGGTGTTGAAGGATGCGGGCCTTCTGGTTGATCGACGGGAGGGGCGATGGATGTATTACTCGCTCGATACAGCAGTGTTTGATGAGGTAGACGAGCTCATCACGCACCTGAGGCGCGGCGTGAGGAACGTCCGTTCGACAACTCGGTGCTGGTGA
- the trpG gene encoding glutamine amidotransferase, producing MLLMIDNYDSFTYNLVQYFGELGEDVRVYRNDRISVDEIESLRPDRIVVSPGPCTPSEAGVSVDTIMQFAGKIPLLGVCLGHQSLAAAFGGEVVRAPRLMHGKTSMIRHDGKTLYRGLPNPFEATRYHSLIVNRDTLPSCFEVTAETAEGEIMGIRHKTLGVEGVQFHPESILTMAGKDLLRNFLTL from the coding sequence ATGCTGCTGATGATCGATAACTACGATTCCTTCACTTACAATCTCGTGCAATATTTTGGCGAGTTGGGCGAAGATGTGCGCGTCTATCGAAACGACAGAATTTCGGTTGATGAGATTGAATCGCTGCGCCCCGATCGAATCGTGGTCTCACCCGGTCCCTGTACGCCAAGCGAAGCCGGGGTATCGGTTGATACGATCATGCAGTTCGCGGGAAAGATTCCGCTGCTGGGCGTATGCCTCGGCCACCAGTCGTTGGCGGCTGCATTCGGGGGGGAGGTCGTTCGGGCACCTCGGTTGATGCACGGGAAGACGTCCATGATACGACATGATGGCAAGACGCTCTACAGAGGCTTGCCGAATCCGTTCGAAGCGACGAGGTATCATTCTTTGATCGTCAACCGAGATACGCTCCCCTCCTGTTTCGAGGTGACGGCAGAAACGGCAGAGGGGGAAATCATGGGGATACGGCACAAGACGTTGGGCGTCGAAGGCGTACAGTTTCACCCCGAGTCGATCCTGACCATGGCCGGCAAGGACCTCTTGCGAAACTTCCTGACGCTCTAA
- the trpD gene encoding anthranilate phosphoribosyltransferase codes for MIKDAIARLAEGAPLSEKEAEGCMLQIMGGEATAAQIAAFLMGLRVKGETMEEIAGAVRAMRSKGLRIRVGAGNVVDTCGTGGDGAHTFNISTTSAFVVAGAGLTVAKHGNRSVSSKSGSADVLTALGVKIDLPAECVADCIDEVGVGFLFAPLYHSAMKYCAGPRQEMGIRTLFNILGPMSNPAGAGLQIMGVFEERLTELLARVLVHLGTQHCFVVHGMDGLDEITLTTKTKVAEGKSGVVSSYAVGPEDFGVERTSIKDLLGGSAQDNARITREILQGRKGPKRDIVCMNAAPALVAGGLAKTLRDGFRLAGDAIDSGKAMDKLDRLIAFTTKASS; via the coding sequence ATGATCAAGGATGCGATCGCCAGGCTGGCTGAGGGGGCTCCGCTGTCCGAGAAGGAGGCGGAAGGGTGCATGCTGCAAATCATGGGCGGGGAGGCGACCGCAGCGCAGATCGCGGCCTTCCTCATGGGCCTTCGGGTCAAAGGTGAAACGATGGAGGAAATCGCCGGGGCTGTGCGAGCCATGCGCTCGAAGGGCTTGCGCATTCGCGTTGGTGCCGGCAACGTCGTGGACACCTGCGGGACCGGAGGGGATGGGGCCCATACCTTCAATATCTCGACCACGAGCGCGTTCGTTGTAGCTGGAGCCGGATTGACCGTCGCCAAACACGGGAATCGGTCCGTCTCCTCAAAGTCCGGTAGTGCCGACGTGCTGACGGCATTGGGCGTGAAAATCGACCTGCCTGCGGAGTGCGTGGCCGACTGTATCGACGAGGTCGGTGTGGGGTTTCTGTTCGCACCGCTGTATCACAGCGCGATGAAATACTGCGCGGGGCCCCGACAGGAAATGGGCATCCGGACCCTTTTCAATATCCTTGGCCCGATGTCGAATCCGGCGGGCGCCGGCCTGCAGATCATGGGCGTGTTCGAGGAACGTCTAACCGAATTGCTGGCACGTGTGCTGGTCCATCTCGGAACGCAACACTGTTTTGTCGTGCACGGCATGGACGGCTTGGATGAGATTACGCTTACCACCAAGACCAAAGTCGCTGAGGGAAAATCCGGCGTCGTTTCATCCTATGCCGTGGGCCCGGAGGACTTTGGTGTCGAACGGACGTCGATCAAGGACTTGCTCGGGGGGTCGGCCCAGGACAATGCCCGGATTACACGCGAAATTCTGCAAGGGCGCAAGGGGCCAAAGCGCGACATAGTGTGTATGAATGCCGCCCCGGCGCTCGTCGCCGGCGGATTGGCTAAAACGTTGCGCGACGGTTTTCGGCTTGCCGGAGACGCCATCGACAGTGGGAAGGCAATGGACAAACTCGACCGCCTGATCGCATTTACCACCAAGGCATCGTCGTGA
- the trpC gene encoding indole-3-glycerol-phosphate synthase produces the protein MILDRILEHKRAELRHKQSRGYLKDLKAKIRDVGSPLGFADTLDATRTVEAPALIAEIKKASPSLGLLRPEFEEQFDPVAIAQTYSEHGASALSVLTDEEFFKGSLEYLQQVKSKISLPALNKEFMVGEIQFYEARANGADAVLLIVAGLERRQLVDFYALARELGLDVLVETHHERELDTVLEWLPEARLLGINNRDLKTFSTDLGVTFRLAKRIPAGKLIVSESGIHTRAHVEQLVEAGIHAMLIGESLIRAQDRAATMSELLGRRPVRGA, from the coding sequence GTGATTCTCGATCGCATTCTCGAGCACAAACGCGCCGAACTGCGGCACAAGCAGAGCCGAGGGTATCTCAAGGACCTCAAGGCCAAGATCCGGGATGTGGGAAGTCCCCTCGGATTTGCCGATACGTTGGACGCCACGCGCACCGTCGAGGCTCCGGCACTGATCGCGGAGATTAAAAAGGCGTCCCCGAGCTTGGGCTTGCTCCGTCCCGAGTTCGAAGAACAGTTCGACCCCGTGGCGATCGCCCAGACGTACAGCGAACACGGTGCATCGGCCCTGTCCGTGCTCACGGATGAGGAGTTTTTTAAGGGCAGCCTCGAATATCTTCAACAGGTAAAGAGCAAGATCAGCCTCCCGGCGCTCAATAAGGAATTCATGGTCGGGGAGATCCAGTTCTATGAGGCCCGCGCGAACGGGGCCGATGCGGTCCTGTTGATCGTCGCGGGCTTGGAACGGCGGCAACTGGTCGATTTTTATGCCCTGGCCCGTGAGTTGGGTCTCGACGTGTTGGTCGAGACGCACCACGAACGCGAGCTGGATACCGTGCTTGAATGGCTACCTGAGGCTCGTCTGCTCGGCATCAATAATCGGGACCTCAAGACGTTTTCAACGGATCTCGGCGTCACCTTCCGCTTGGCGAAACGGATCCCGGCAGGGAAGTTGATCGTCAGTGAAAGCGGGATTCACACACGCGCGCACGTGGAACAACTGGTTGAGGCGGGCATCCACGCCATGCTGATTGGCGAGTCGCTCATCAGGGCGCAGGATCGCGCCGCCACGATGAGCGAGTTGTTGGGACGCAGGCCTGTACGTGGAGCGTGA
- the trpF gene encoding N-(5'-phosphoribosyl)anthranilate isomerase: protein MVSIKICGMTNEADAKAAVEAGADAVGFVMYRKSPRFVELKVVKAIVAILPPFVVPVGVFVNEEAKVVRDTMDECGLMVAQLHGNESAVYCERLGRPMLKALRVKDSLSLLALAEYQGRAGVRGFVLDAYTEDAYGGTGKVADWTLAAQIAKAARILLAGGLTPDNVADAIRAVQPYGVDVSSGVETSPGRKDHDKVRAFVQAARLVSH, encoded by the coding sequence ATGGTTAGCATCAAGATTTGCGGCATGACGAACGAGGCGGATGCGAAAGCCGCTGTGGAGGCCGGGGCCGATGCCGTGGGCTTCGTTATGTATCGCAAAAGTCCGCGCTTCGTCGAGCTAAAAGTCGTGAAGGCCATCGTCGCTATACTCCCGCCGTTCGTTGTACCGGTCGGAGTGTTCGTCAACGAAGAGGCCAAGGTCGTTCGCGATACCATGGACGAATGCGGGCTCATGGTCGCTCAATTGCACGGCAATGAAAGCGCCGTCTATTGCGAGCGGCTCGGCCGTCCCATGCTCAAGGCTCTTCGGGTAAAGGACTCGCTTTCGTTGCTTGCCTTGGCCGAATATCAAGGTCGGGCGGGGGTCCGGGGGTTCGTGCTGGATGCCTATACCGAAGACGCGTATGGGGGAACCGGAAAGGTCGCAGACTGGACTCTCGCCGCGCAGATCGCCAAGGCAGCACGGATTCTGCTCGCCGGCGGTCTCACGCCTGATAATGTAGCGGATGCAATCAGAGCCGTCCAACCTTATGGCGTGGACGTCAGTAGCGGGGTCGAGACCAGCCCTGGTCGCAAGGACCACGACAAAGTCCGTGCGTTCGTCCAGGCTGCGCGCCTTGTTTCTCACTAA
- the trpB gene encoding tryptophan synthase beta chain: MTQLPDEKGRFGPYGGRYVPETLMPALLELGHEYEKAKKDKSFQRQFQLYLQEYVGRPTSLYFASRLTKKLGGAKIYLKREDLCHTGAHKINNAIGQALLAKRMKKPRVIAETGAGQHGVATATVAAMFGLQCEIYMGTEDMQRQALNVFRMRLLGSKVTGVDAGSRTLKDAISEAMRDWTTNVRTTHYILGSVLGAHPYPMMIRDFQAIIGQEARRQIRAAEGRLPDHLVACVGGGSNSIGLFYAFLKDAKVKMTGVEAGGLGIPSGKHAARFSGGRPGVLQGTMTYLLQDENGQINLTHSVSAGLDYAAVGPEHALYHDRGRIRYTSATDDEALAAFDLLAREEGIIPALESAHAIAEVVKLAPTMKKSHIILVNLSGRGDKDVQHVARLRGVTL, translated from the coding sequence ATGACACAACTTCCGGACGAGAAAGGCCGGTTTGGACCGTACGGTGGGCGCTACGTTCCAGAGACACTTATGCCTGCCTTGCTCGAGCTTGGCCATGAATATGAAAAAGCAAAGAAAGACAAGTCCTTTCAACGTCAATTTCAACTATACCTACAGGAATATGTCGGCCGTCCCACGTCCCTCTATTTTGCGTCACGCCTGACGAAGAAACTCGGTGGCGCGAAGATCTATCTCAAGCGGGAGGACCTCTGTCATACCGGTGCGCACAAGATCAATAACGCGATCGGGCAGGCGCTTCTTGCCAAGCGAATGAAAAAGCCGCGGGTTATCGCGGAGACCGGCGCAGGACAACATGGGGTGGCTACCGCGACGGTTGCGGCCATGTTCGGGCTCCAATGTGAGATCTACATGGGGACGGAAGACATGCAGCGCCAGGCGCTCAATGTTTTTCGGATGCGCCTCCTTGGGTCCAAAGTCACCGGAGTGGATGCCGGCAGCCGGACGCTCAAGGACGCCATCAGCGAGGCCATGCGCGACTGGACGACGAACGTACGGACGACGCACTACATTCTCGGCTCCGTACTAGGGGCACATCCGTATCCCATGATGATTCGAGATTTTCAGGCCATCATCGGCCAAGAGGCTCGGCGCCAAATCCGTGCCGCCGAAGGCCGACTACCCGATCATCTGGTGGCCTGTGTCGGAGGTGGTAGCAATTCCATCGGCCTGTTTTATGCGTTTCTCAAGGATGCAAAGGTCAAGATGACGGGTGTCGAAGCGGGCGGTTTGGGGATACCCAGCGGAAAGCATGCTGCGCGTTTCTCAGGAGGCCGACCAGGCGTCTTACAGGGCACCATGACCTATCTGCTGCAGGACGAGAATGGACAAATCAACCTGACCCATTCGGTGTCGGCCGGATTGGACTATGCCGCCGTGGGCCCCGAGCACGCACTCTATCACGACCGTGGCCGGATCCGATATACCTCCGCCACGGACGACGAGGCCCTCGCTGCATTCGACCTGCTGGCGCGCGAAGAAGGTATCATCCCGGCACTCGAAAGTGCCCATGCCATCGCCGAAGTGGTGAAGCTCGCGCCGACAATGAAGAAGAGTCACATCATCCTTGTGAACTTGTCCGGTCGTGGAGACAAGGACGTGCAGCACGTGGCGCGCCTACGTGGAGTGACACTCTAA
- the trpA gene encoding tryptophan synthase alpha chain: MSRLASTFSALAAKGEKALITYIMAGDPCLADTERLVLSLDQAGADIIELGVPFSDPIADGPVIQQAADRALKSGTSMLKILAMVASLRARTQIPLVLMAYYNTIHAVGEAAFCQQAAAAGIDGVIVPDMPVEEAGPLKSAATPAGLDVIFLLAPTSTAARRTMVARESHGFVYYVSLTGITGAKLGDLGDVETNVARIKRVGRVPVSVGFGVATPEDAKRIARMADGVIVGSALVKRVAELPQDPGALDRILDFVRSLKSALVPAASQHEPALL, translated from the coding sequence ATGAGCCGGTTGGCCTCGACCTTCAGCGCCTTGGCCGCCAAAGGCGAAAAAGCGTTGATCACCTACATTATGGCTGGCGATCCGTGCTTGGCCGATACGGAACGTCTCGTGCTGAGTTTGGACCAGGCCGGCGCGGACATCATCGAATTGGGCGTGCCGTTTTCCGACCCCATCGCGGATGGCCCTGTCATTCAACAGGCCGCCGATCGAGCCCTCAAGAGCGGGACGTCCATGCTGAAGATTCTCGCGATGGTGGCGAGCCTTCGCGCACGAACCCAGATTCCCCTGGTCCTCATGGCCTACTACAACACCATCCATGCGGTGGGAGAAGCGGCGTTCTGCCAACAAGCTGCAGCGGCTGGGATCGATGGGGTCATCGTACCTGACATGCCTGTCGAGGAAGCCGGGCCGCTCAAGTCTGCGGCCACGCCGGCAGGGCTGGATGTGATTTTCCTGCTTGCTCCGACCAGCACGGCTGCCCGGCGGACGATGGTGGCGAGGGAGTCACATGGCTTCGTGTACTACGTCTCACTGACCGGCATCACCGGAGCCAAACTTGGTGACCTGGGCGACGTGGAAACCAACGTGGCGCGCATCAAGCGCGTCGGCAGGGTACCAGTCTCGGTCGGCTTCGGTGTGGCTACGCCGGAAGACGCCAAGCGGATTGCGCGCATGGCCGATGGAGTGATCGTCGGAAGCGCCCTTGTGAAGCGCGTCGCCGAACTGCCACAGGATCCCGGTGCGCTGGATCGGATCTTGGATTTCGTTCGCTCGCTCAAATCCGCCCTGGTTCCTGCCGCGTCCCAGCACGAACCTGCCCTCCTATAG